The proteins below are encoded in one region of Pseudomonas sp. SCB32:
- a CDS encoding thiolase family protein, with amino-acid sequence MREVVIVDSVRTGLAKSIRGKFNMTRPDDMVAHCIDALLARSDLDPLLVDDCVVGAGSNEGAQGHNIGRNAAVLSRLGIHVAGMTLNRYCSSGLQAIAIAANQVASGCSDIMVAGGVESITLTMGKQNRDNFVNPRLQAEFPGIYYPMGQTAEIVARRYNVTREQQDLYALQSQQRTARAQAEGLFNDEIMPMSVKYLVEDKATGEKQVLDGVVDRDDCNRPDTTIEGLNSLKPVFAEDGSVTAGNASQLSDGASMTLVMSLDKALDLGLKPRAFFRGFTVAGCEPDEMGIGPVFSVPKLLKAKGLQIDDIDLWELNEAFASQCLYARDRLGIDNEKYNVNGGSISIGHPFGMTGSRQVGHLVRELQRRNLRYGIVTMCVGGGMGATGLFEAVR; translated from the coding sequence ATGCGCGAAGTGGTGATCGTCGACAGCGTCCGTACCGGCCTGGCCAAGTCCATCCGGGGCAAGTTCAACATGACCCGTCCGGACGACATGGTTGCCCACTGCATCGACGCGCTGCTCGCGCGGAGCGACCTCGACCCGCTGCTGGTGGACGACTGCGTGGTGGGCGCCGGCTCCAACGAAGGTGCCCAGGGGCACAACATCGGCCGCAACGCGGCGGTGCTGTCCAGGCTCGGCATCCATGTCGCCGGCATGACCCTGAACCGCTACTGCTCCTCCGGCCTGCAGGCCATCGCCATTGCCGCCAACCAGGTGGCATCGGGGTGCAGCGACATCATGGTTGCCGGTGGCGTCGAGTCCATCACCCTGACCATGGGCAAGCAGAACCGCGACAACTTCGTGAACCCGCGCCTGCAGGCCGAGTTCCCCGGCATCTACTACCCCATGGGTCAGACCGCCGAGATCGTCGCCCGCCGCTACAACGTCACCCGCGAACAGCAGGATCTCTACGCCCTGCAGAGCCAGCAGCGCACCGCTCGCGCTCAGGCCGAGGGGCTGTTCAACGATGAAATCATGCCGATGAGCGTGAAGTACCTGGTGGAAGACAAGGCCACCGGCGAGAAGCAAGTGCTCGACGGCGTGGTGGATCGCGACGACTGCAACCGTCCGGATACCACGATCGAAGGCCTGAACTCCCTCAAGCCGGTGTTCGCCGAGGACGGCTCGGTCACCGCCGGCAACGCTTCGCAGCTTTCCGACGGCGCCTCCATGACCCTGGTAATGAGCCTGGACAAGGCGCTGGACCTGGGCCTGAAACCCAGGGCTTTCTTCCGTGGCTTCACCGTTGCTGGCTGCGAGCCGGACGAAATGGGCATCGGCCCGGTGTTCTCGGTGCCCAAGCTGCTCAAGGCCAAAGGCCTGCAGATCGACGACATCGACCTCTGGGAGCTCAACGAAGCTTTCGCTTCCCAGTGCCTCTATGCCCGTGATCGCTTGGGCATCGACAACGAGAAGTACAACGTCAACGGTGGCTCCATCTCCATCGGCCACCCCTTCGGCATGACCGGCTCGCGCCAGGTCGGCCACCTGGTGCGCGAACTGCAGCGTCGCAACCTGCGCTACGGCATCGTCACCATGTGCGTGGGCGGCGGCATGGGCGCTACCGGCCTGTTCGAAGCGGTGCGCTGA